A stretch of DNA from Cannabis sativa cultivar Pink pepper isolate KNU-18-1 chromosome X, ASM2916894v1, whole genome shotgun sequence:
ATGTTTGACCCAGAGCTACCCACCTTTTGAATGTTTTGAAGCCATTTTTTAACATGCCATTCATTTAATGTATGTAACTGATGTTTTATAGACTTAGTCCATATGTCAGTTATCAATTAACTATTCTTTCGTTATGATGACCATTGTAAATTGAAGTTGAGTTGTTCTATGGCCAGATTTCAGTATGACTAGCATTTTTCGTAGACGGAATAATACCCATCAAGATCAGGAGAATGATCCATCACAGCGCGAAATAAAGGTATCAGTGATCAGTTTCTTATGTTTAATTGATTGCCCCCATCACCATTTACACGGAAATTAATAAGCATCAAATGAATCTTCAGAGTTCAGAAACTATCTTATAACTCTCAGATATTTTTTGTTACTTACTACTAGTCTGTTAAAAATGTCAGCTTAATGAGCTCAAGACTGCAATTGGCCCACTTAGTGGACGCAGTTTACAATACTGTACTGATCCATGCTTTAAGAGGTACTTGGAAGCTCGGAATTGGAATGTAgacaaatcaaagaaaatgcTGGAAGAGTCACTTAAATGGAGATCAGTTTTTAAGCCTGAAGACATCCGTTGGGTAGgctttgtttttctctcttttatgAATAACAAAACTGTATTCACTTTCATTCtgaaagttcatctaattttttatGGGTTATGCTGTCAGGAGGATATAGCAGTTGAAGGCGAGACTGGAAAAATCTACCGGGCAAATTTTCATGATCGGCAAGGAAGGAGTGTTCTAATATTAAGACCAGCAAAGCAGGTAAGTACCCACCTGGAGATCTCGCGCATTGCAACTTTGTTAATTAAGCTTCTGTAATAGTTGAAGACTAATGGTGTCAAGAAATATTGCAGAACACTGCTTCACTAGACAATCAGATGCGACATCTAGTGTATCTGATAGAGAATGCTATCCTGAACCTTCCAGAGGGTGAAGAACAGATGGCATGGTTGATAGACTTCACTGGCTGGACATTGAGTACAAGTGTGCCGATCAAATCAGCTCGTGAaactgtaaatattttacagaACCACTATCCCGAGAGGCTAGCTGTGGCTTTTCTGTACAACCCCCCACGGATTTTTGAAGCATTCTGGAAGGTTTGATTTCAAACTCTTTactatatgaatttttttttgtggttttattgtgtgtgtgtgtgtgtttgttTATTCCTCTCATAGGTTTTTCTTGGACATTCCGAAATATAGTACTCTATTGATACTCATCTGATAATAGAAATAGTTCAACTATGCTTAACTGTTTTTTTACTTTCCAAATACTAGTAACTGTTAATAGTTTTTTAAAGGGCATTCTTTGCTTATTTACTATTGATGTAGATCGTCAAGTATTTCTTGGACGCCAAGACCTTCCACAAGGTCAAGTTTGTTTACCCGAAGAACAAAGATAGCGTGGAGCTTATGAAGCAGTATTTTGACGAGGAGAATCTTCCGACGGACTTTGGTGGAAAAGCCGTTTTGAATTATGACTACGAAGAGTTCTCAAGATTAATGGCTCAAGATGATGCCAAGTATGTTGCTTTACATGGTTCCAAGGAGAAGCTCAGCCAGGCCACCAATGGGCTCTCTGGGGCTGAAGTGGCTCCTGAACCAGCCAGTTGAGTCGGTCTGTAATTTTGACCACGATGAGGCTCCCTCCCTAAAACTCATGGTTTGGTTGAGTTGATGGCCTTAATAACAATCAGCTCAATGAAAccataaatatattgtaatgatAATTTAAATTGAAGCTTAGCTGTTGGTATGTAAGCGAGATCAGGCTTGGATTTTAAGGACGTTGGAACATGTATACTCTGCAAACCTTTCAACTCTATTGTATATTGCTTCTCTTTTTCTCAGTTGTAGAAAACGGGAAGGTGGTGGTaacatattttatatacatttcTAAGTTTAGTATTACGATTGAGATATGAAAATCAAACACAACAGCTCTATATTTTGGCGGACCATCTAAATCAGttgctgattttgtgtttagcttaggtgccgtttggtaacacttttttaatcagttttctgtttttaaaattaaaaaagtataaatatttttcaaaaacatgttctataaaactgtttttactttttaattttttaattgagaatcaaaattttaaaaacaaaaaaaaatcacttttaatatttttttaaacagtttttttttcttaattaatattttagactcTGACCAAACCCGGATCCAAAATCCCCCCTCACGGCTCTGAGGTTGAACCCGGCCTCTGACTCGAACTCGAATCCGACCTCGGACTTAAACCcgactataataaaataaaaataaaaatgaactttacaaaatatacttttgttttctatttttaaaattgaaaaacaaaagtgattACAAAacgtatttttgtttttcaaaaacaaaattttttaaaaataaaaattttactttcattttgtgagtaaagaattagaaaacaaaagtattaTCAAACGGTAccttaatttttgtttataaatgaAAGTGTTAGcttatttttgtttgtttagacaaatattataattttttttttagtgaaagTTATTTTGAAagtaagaatattaataataaaaaaataagaattaaaGGATGAGTTTAAGTATACttctttatctttttatttatttatttatttatttattatttttttgtatccatgcaattttattaaattgactataatactaatatttttaatgatagtattttttataattataacacGTTTCCTACAAATTTTTAGGAAAAATCAgatgtaaaaaataataagtaaattggcataattcttaaaattaaaattttgacaaCAAAACTCTTTAAAATTATTGTTAGCAAAAGCTCACTTTTGTTCCTCTAACTTTATTATTTGCTAACGTGGCTCACTTGAGCTAATGTCAGGTAGACTGATGCACATCATGTCACTAGTAAATTAATGACGTGGCATATGAAgaaattaaaacttaatttttttgaaaaactaaattataaattaaattaaagaatcaaaataaattaaaaggaagaattaattaaaataaaattagtgataaataaaatacattaatgatataaaattaaaagcataaatataaatcaaaacccaataatttttattctataAAAATCCAAACCTAAAAAGAGATAGAGAAAGTGCAAAGGGAGAAAGACGTGAAACTCAACAAATTAAAGGAGAGATTCATCATTATCATGGGAAATCGAAAGAAACCCAACAAATTTGTGGAAGCCGAAGGTTTTTGAAATGGCGTATCATCGTCAAGGTCAAGAAGAACCTTCTCCTGACTATAATAAGTACcatattcatattttttaaagttttttaaggtttcaaaaaatattagtgCTATGGTTATCAATGTCCGAGTAAAATGAGTTAATGGGAGAGTTTTATACTAACTTTTCTATCTGATAGTAGCTTTAATAGTTTGTGAAGTTTGGGACTTGTGGTTCATACTGTGTAAAGTGGTTGGATATGATATTAAAATGTAAGATTTGAAAAAACAGTTGGGGAATCTTTAGTTGTTGTCTTCTTCAATGAGAACATTTCcacctttttttaattttatattatttattgtcttttgttgggttttggggTTAATTGCTAATGGGAGTTTTGTCAAAATGTTGGGGaagtttgatttgtttttcctAGGTCACCCCTATG
This window harbors:
- the LOC115700723 gene encoding uncharacterized protein LOC115700723 encodes the protein MTSIFRRRNNTHQDQENDPSQREIKLNELKTAIGPLSGRSLQYCTDPCFKRYLEARNWNVDKSKKMLEESLKWRSVFKPEDIRWEDIAVEGETGKIYRANFHDRQGRSVLILRPAKQNTASLDNQMRHLVYLIENAILNLPEGEEQMAWLIDFTGWTLSTSVPIKSARETVNILQNHYPERLAVAFLYNPPRIFEAFWKIVKYFLDAKTFHKVKFVYPKNKDSVELMKQYFDEENLPTDFGGKAVLNYDYEEFSRLMAQDDAKYVALHGSKEKLSQATNGLSGAEVAPEPAS